A window of Exiguobacterium sp. FSL W8-0210 genomic DNA:
TCTTTTTTACAAATAAAAACACCGAGTAGGCGCATGGCTTACTCGGTGCTGAAGTTCGAACTCAGAAGTGATTTATTGTGATGGCGGCACTTCGCCAGCCGCAGGACGAGCTTCTTCTTCAACGTCCCAACACTCCGTATTTTCGATCCCGAGTGCTTTTGCTGAGAAGACAGGATCGAGTCCCTGTTTCCGTTGTTCCTGATAATCTTTGATGACTTTGAGAGCGATGCCGCTCAAGAGGAGGATCGCTGTCATATTGATTAATGTCATGCCTGCCATGAAGAGATCGGCAAAACTCCATACCATACCGAGGCTGAGAACAGATCCGATGAAGACGAAGCCCATTGTCGCAATCCGGAAACCGAAGACGGCTGCTGGACTTTGTTTGATGAACTCGATGTTCGTCTCACCGTAGTAGTAACTACCAACGATCGAACTAAAAGCAAACAAGAAGACGCTGAGTGCGATGAATGGTGGGGCAATTGCACCAAATTCTTCGGAGAGCGCGTTTTGCAACATGCCGATTCCTTCGCCATTTCCAGCAGCATAACTATCACTGAGGAGAATAATCGTTGCTGTCGCTGTACAGACGATCAACGTATCAAGGAATACACCAAGTGTTTGTAAGAAACCTTGTTTTGCTGGGTGAGAGACTTCAGCCGCTGCCGCAGCGTTCGGAGCAGACCCCATTCCGGCTTCGTTTGAGAACAATCCACGTTTGACACCGAGTGAAATCGCAGCACCGACCGATCCACCGAATGCTTGCTCGATTCCGAAAGCACTTTTAAAGATCATTGCGAACACACCAGGAAGTTCCGTCAGGTTCGTGACGACGACATAAAGAGCAGCAAGCAAGTAAAGACCTGCCATGATAGGAACGATGATTGCAGAGAACTTCGCGACACGGTGGACACCACCAAAGATGACGAGACCCGTCAAGACGACGAGTGCAGCACCGACGACAGCTGTGTTGATACCGAACGCATTGTCAAAGGCAGCGGCAATCGTGTTCGATTGAACGGAGTTGAAAATAAGCCCGAATGTAACGGCAATCAAGATTGCAAAGACGATTCCGAGAGCCCGGTTCTTCAAGCCCTTTTCGATATAGTAGGCAGGACCACCACGGTACGCGTTCGATTTCGTATCGCGCACTTTATAAACTTGAGCCAGTGTACTTTCGATGAGAGCCGTCGCACCACCAAGAAGAGCGACCATCCACATCCAGAAGACGGCACCCGGTCCGCCGAGTGTGACAGCAATTGTGACACCGGCAAGGTTACCCGTACCGATTCGAGTCGCAGCACCGATGAAGAATGACTGGAGGGAAGTGATGCTTTCTCCTTTATCGTCTGTTGTTTGTTCACTTTTATCGAGCGTGACGCGGAACATCTCTTT
This region includes:
- a CDS encoding alanine/glycine:cation symporter family protein, which produces MNAIQQVIQGSVDYANNILWSYVLIAVLIGGGIYFTIRTGFIQFTYLKEMFRVTLDKSEQTTDDKGESITSLQSFFIGAATRIGTGNLAGVTIAVTLGGPGAVFWMWMVALLGGATALIESTLAQVYKVRDTKSNAYRGGPAYYIEKGLKNRALGIVFAILIAVTFGLIFNSVQSNTIAAAFDNAFGINTAVVGAALVVLTGLVIFGGVHRVAKFSAIIVPIMAGLYLLAALYVVVTNLTELPGVFAMIFKSAFGIEQAFGGSVGAAISLGVKRGLFSNEAGMGSAPNAAAAAEVSHPAKQGFLQTLGVFLDTLIVCTATATIILLSDSYAAGNGEGIGMLQNALSEEFGAIAPPFIALSVFLFAFSSIVGSYYYGETNIEFIKQSPAAVFGFRIATMGFVFIGSVLSLGMVWSFADLFMAGMTLINMTAILLLSGIALKVIKDYQEQRKQGLDPVFSAKALGIENTECWDVEEEARPAAGEVPPSQ